A stretch of Moritella sp. F3 DNA encodes these proteins:
- the prlC gene encoding oligopeptidase A, giving the protein MTNPLLTMTGLPPFASIKPEHIVPAITQAITDCEAAIVNVLANDDAVTWANLVAPLEESDDRLGRIWSPIGHLNAVVSNDELREAHDACLPLLSEYSTKVGQNQGLFLAYQQLHDSDEFARLSTAQQKVLTNALRDFRLSGIDLVDNEKQRYGEITKRLSQLTSTFSNNVMDATIGWQKEITDEALLIGLPESAKAAAKATAESKSLTGYLFTLDFPSYLPVMMYSENRELRREVYEAFCTRASDVGPNAGKWDNTAIMAEIIALRHELAELLGFANFAEKSLATKMAETPEQVIEFLTDLADKSVSQADVELAEIQAFAKDNFMAKDLEAWDLTFYAEKLKQAKYTISDEELRPYFPEDRVVKGMFEVVKRLFGLNIIEELGAESWHTDVRFFEIFDEEGELRGSFYLDLYAREHKRGGAWMNDCLTHRIKADGELQKPVAYLTCNFNKPVGDMPALFTHNEVTTLFHEFGHGLHHMLTKVIPAAVSGINGVPWDAVELPSQFMENWCWQEEALAFISGHHETDEPLPQAMLEKLLAAKNFNSAMGMLRQIEFSLFDFRMHMEYNPAQGSNIQSVLNSVREKVSVLPAPEFNRFQNGFSHIFAGGYAAGYYSYKWAEVLSADAFSRFEEEGIFNAETGRDFMSCVLERGGSDTPMALFEQFRGRKPSTFALLNHSGIS; this is encoded by the coding sequence ATGACTAACCCACTTTTGACTATGACTGGCTTGCCCCCGTTCGCGAGTATTAAACCCGAGCATATCGTACCAGCAATAACACAAGCTATTACTGATTGTGAAGCGGCGATTGTTAACGTATTAGCTAATGATGATGCAGTCACTTGGGCTAACTTGGTTGCGCCTTTAGAAGAAAGTGATGACAGGTTAGGTCGTATTTGGTCGCCTATTGGTCACTTGAATGCTGTTGTTAGTAATGATGAGTTACGTGAAGCACATGATGCTTGCTTACCATTGTTGTCTGAATATTCAACGAAAGTTGGACAGAACCAGGGGTTATTTTTAGCTTACCAGCAATTACATGACAGTGATGAATTTGCAAGGTTATCAACAGCGCAGCAAAAAGTACTTACCAATGCACTACGTGATTTTAGATTATCGGGCATTGATTTAGTCGATAATGAAAAACAGCGTTATGGCGAGATCACGAAACGTTTATCACAACTGACATCAACATTTAGCAACAATGTTATGGATGCAACGATAGGTTGGCAAAAAGAGATCACCGATGAAGCATTGCTGATTGGTTTACCTGAGTCAGCAAAAGCCGCTGCAAAAGCAACAGCAGAAAGCAAATCATTAACAGGTTATCTGTTCACGTTAGACTTCCCAAGCTACCTACCTGTGATGATGTACTCTGAAAATAGAGAGTTACGTCGTGAAGTGTATGAAGCATTCTGTACACGAGCATCCGATGTTGGTCCTAATGCCGGTAAGTGGGATAATACCGCAATCATGGCTGAAATTATCGCTCTGCGTCACGAGCTTGCTGAATTACTTGGTTTTGCTAATTTTGCAGAAAAATCGTTAGCGACAAAAATGGCTGAAACACCAGAACAAGTGATTGAGTTTTTAACTGACCTTGCTGATAAATCAGTGTCGCAAGCGGATGTCGAATTAGCTGAGATCCAAGCCTTCGCTAAAGATAATTTCATGGCAAAAGACTTAGAAGCGTGGGATTTAACGTTTTATGCTGAAAAGCTAAAACAAGCGAAGTATACAATTTCTGATGAAGAACTGCGTCCATACTTCCCGGAAGACCGAGTTGTCAAAGGCATGTTTGAAGTGGTTAAACGTTTATTTGGTCTTAACATTATTGAAGAGCTAGGTGCCGAGTCTTGGCATACCGATGTGCGATTCTTCGAGATATTTGATGAAGAAGGCGAGTTACGCGGTAGTTTCTATCTTGATTTATATGCACGTGAACATAAACGTGGCGGGGCTTGGATGAATGATTGTCTAACGCATCGTATTAAAGCCGATGGCGAACTGCAAAAGCCTGTGGCTTACTTAACATGTAACTTCAATAAACCAGTTGGCGATATGCCTGCGCTGTTTACGCATAATGAAGTGACAACATTGTTCCATGAATTTGGTCATGGCTTACACCATATGCTAACGAAAGTTATTCCTGCTGCTGTGTCTGGTATTAACGGTGTGCCTTGGGATGCCGTTGAGCTACCAAGTCAGTTTATGGAAAACTGGTGTTGGCAAGAAGAGGCACTAGCCTTTATTTCTGGGCACCATGAAACGGATGAGCCATTACCTCAAGCAATGCTAGAGAAACTGCTTGCGGCGAAAAACTTTAATTCAGCGATGGGCATGCTACGCCAAATTGAATTTAGTTTGTTTGATTTCCGTATGCATATGGAATACAACCCTGCGCAAGGTTCGAATATCCAATCGGTATTAAATTCGGTACGTGAAAAAGTATCAGTGCTACCTGCCCCAGAGTTTAACCGTTTCCAAAATGGTTTTTCACACATCTTTGCTGGTGGTTATGCGGCAGGTTATTACAGCTACAAATGGGCTGAAGTATTATCAGCAGATGCCTTTTCGCGCTTTGAAGAAGAAGGTATCTTTAACGCTGAAACTGGCCGTGACTTTATGAGTTGTGTGCTAGAACGTGGCGGTAGTGATACTCCTATGGCGTTATTCGAGCAATTTCGCGGACGTAAACCAAGCACATTCGCATTATTAAATCACTCTGGTATCAGTTAA
- a CDS encoding transcriptional regulator, translating into MLLELDNIENELTSSYVFTDEDHRLLRSYDGVIEGIATLFGKQCEVILHSLESVDRSVIKIENGFNTGRVEGSPITDLALKMLQDISAQNKQCSKAYFTQTKDGQMMRSMTIAIKNRSERTIGLICININIGASFIDFVQELLPTPEARETELSSENFATTVEELVDRSVEETITDINNRTDIANNAKNKHIVISLHQQGIFDIKDAINMVADKLNISKHTVYLYIRQIKSDEAEL; encoded by the coding sequence GTGCTACTTGAATTAGATAATATTGAGAACGAATTGACGAGTTCATATGTGTTTACAGATGAAGATCACCGCCTTTTGCGCTCTTATGATGGCGTAATTGAAGGTATTGCGACATTATTTGGTAAACAGTGTGAAGTGATCCTGCATTCATTAGAGAGTGTAGACCGTTCTGTTATTAAAATTGAAAATGGTTTTAATACAGGTCGTGTTGAAGGATCACCAATTACCGATTTAGCACTTAAGATGCTACAAGATATATCGGCGCAAAATAAGCAATGTTCAAAAGCGTACTTTACGCAGACTAAAGATGGTCAAATGATGCGTTCTATGACGATCGCAATCAAAAACCGTTCAGAAAGAACAATTGGTTTAATTTGTATTAACATTAATATTGGTGCATCGTTTATTGATTTTGTGCAGGAGCTTTTACCTACTCCTGAAGCAAGAGAAACAGAACTGTCTTCTGAGAACTTTGCTACCACGGTTGAAGAATTGGTCGACCGTTCAGTAGAAGAAACAATTACTGATATTAATAACCGTACTGATATCGCGAATAATGCTAAAAATAAGCACATCGTCATATCACTGCACCAACAAGGTATTTTTGATATTAAAGATGCAATCAATATGGTTGCTGATAAACTTAATATTTCAAAACATACTGTGTACTTATATATACGCCAAATTAAATCTGATGAAGCAGAGTTATAA
- a CDS encoding EAL domain-containing protein, producing MIDTLTPSDINSDIKIDTLPSLDVNNLDLFLTNLATLLRIDTIYVATVCPQSLELTVLSCLQQGVLDGNLAIDFKSMPCFATYQRGYAEYEQSLSHRFPEQALLQAWKAEAYLGIRLHDASGQPIGILSAFFPRQLSKHKLELNLIRLVSGFLERELQPIQIKALPVIIDTDTTCTDSHANAELSAYTLWLKDNIAKGRLSSWSYYLSQDKLECSDSAASIIETNDVKKIDKLEALLALVHDTDKKSVLRDFHHAMVAKTATSIRSIFNITTLLGNSKRIQSDIYPIVDELGQVYRLDCISKDITAEELTKKRASAQERILETILATTPVGLVKLNANREIEWVNKQACKMFGYGLEDFHQLREQGRLNTSSLNLYFDDDKELFEEYYQDIYANKRNNFTLNARYRHRDGSILWTKLTVTAVRNDINKIQYFINTIQDLTEEQDNRQRLSIIESVYRHSAEGIMLCDANQKIIDVNPAFEVITGYNAENAIGRTHDLLRSGVHDDQFYDDITAALLKHNEWKGVIWSRNRAGDIFAQQVTLSSIREGGKLKYFFAVFSDVTEEKKTEQQIITQSNFDALTGLPNRQYFSAEMHQIIDKSAKNNEKFAIIYIDLDDFKSVNNSEDFKAGDRLLKETTERLKYRSRDSDFLARIDGDEFAFIIPDVFNKRQAAVYAKQLQGVFAQAYKLSNQQRYVTASVGITMYPEDGLSVEALMQSAEQAVFEAKRNGRNQCVTFTQELSDAAILKHQTVVELAEAIKRGNLDVYYQPIIDNATGKIDKLEALVRWHHKDRGFISPAEFIPLAEEGGLIQSLGEYVLDQACCDLKIMHDAGFPYIEMSVNRSSLEFKTVDMQASEWLKVISSHNLPYASLTMEITESLLMDMDGQYMQRINALKQAGVKIAIDDFGTGYSSLNYLRSLPADIVKIDRSFIINIPDNQQDNLLLDGIITIVHNLGMKVVTEGVETQAQLHYLQEKKCDYSQGFLLCRPIPLHELLEFITQNESAFK from the coding sequence ATGATCGATACTCTCACGCCTAGTGATATAAACAGTGATATAAAAATTGATACACTACCATCGCTAGACGTTAATAATCTTGATCTATTTCTCACCAATCTAGCGACATTACTGCGTATTGATACTATTTATGTCGCGACTGTTTGTCCTCAATCTCTAGAGTTGACGGTTTTATCTTGTCTGCAGCAGGGCGTATTAGATGGCAACCTTGCTATTGATTTCAAATCCATGCCTTGTTTTGCAACATACCAACGTGGTTATGCTGAATATGAGCAGAGTCTATCCCATCGATTTCCTGAACAAGCATTGTTGCAAGCGTGGAAAGCTGAAGCCTATTTAGGTATTCGTTTACATGATGCATCTGGCCAGCCCATTGGTATATTATCGGCATTTTTTCCTCGCCAACTTTCTAAACATAAACTGGAATTAAATTTAATTCGTTTAGTCTCAGGTTTCTTAGAAAGAGAACTTCAGCCGATACAGATAAAAGCATTACCTGTAATCATTGATACTGATACTACTTGTACTGATAGTCACGCTAACGCTGAGTTAAGTGCTTATACGTTGTGGTTGAAAGACAATATTGCTAAAGGTCGGTTAAGTAGTTGGAGCTATTATCTTAGTCAGGATAAATTAGAATGTTCCGATTCTGCTGCTAGTATCATTGAAACCAATGATGTTAAGAAAATAGATAAACTCGAAGCATTGTTAGCATTAGTACATGACACGGATAAAAAATCGGTATTACGTGATTTTCATCATGCGATGGTCGCTAAAACAGCTACATCCATCCGCAGTATTTTTAACATCACGACATTACTCGGTAATTCAAAACGCATTCAAAGTGATATTTACCCAATTGTAGATGAATTGGGACAGGTATATCGACTGGACTGTATTAGTAAAGACATCACGGCGGAAGAATTAACAAAAAAACGAGCGTCTGCACAAGAGCGTATTCTTGAAACTATTCTAGCCACAACCCCTGTAGGGTTAGTCAAATTAAATGCCAATCGTGAAATTGAATGGGTGAATAAGCAGGCATGTAAAATGTTTGGTTATGGATTGGAAGACTTTCATCAATTACGTGAGCAAGGCAGATTAAATACCAGCAGCCTGAACTTATATTTCGATGACGATAAAGAATTGTTTGAAGAATACTATCAAGATATATATGCCAACAAACGCAATAACTTCACGCTTAATGCGCGTTACCGTCACCGCGATGGCAGTATCTTATGGACTAAACTAACGGTCACCGCGGTTAGGAATGATATTAATAAAATTCAATATTTCATTAATACCATTCAAGATCTCACCGAAGAGCAAGATAATAGACAACGTCTGTCGATTATTGAAAGCGTGTACAGACACAGTGCTGAGGGGATCATGTTATGTGATGCCAATCAGAAGATTATCGATGTTAATCCAGCATTTGAAGTTATCACCGGTTATAACGCTGAAAATGCAATCGGTCGTACACATGATTTATTACGATCTGGTGTCCATGATGATCAGTTTTATGATGATATAACCGCGGCATTGCTGAAACACAATGAATGGAAAGGTGTCATCTGGAGTCGTAACCGTGCTGGCGATATTTTTGCTCAGCAAGTGACGCTATCAAGTATTAGAGAAGGCGGTAAACTTAAATATTTCTTTGCTGTTTTTTCGGATGTGACTGAAGAGAAAAAAACCGAACAGCAAATTATCACGCAATCCAATTTTGATGCGTTAACTGGGTTACCTAATCGCCAATATTTTAGTGCTGAAATGCATCAAATAATCGATAAGTCAGCTAAAAATAACGAAAAGTTTGCCATTATTTATATCGATCTCGATGATTTTAAATCAGTGAATAATTCAGAAGATTTTAAAGCGGGTGACCGTTTATTAAAAGAAACGACAGAACGACTGAAATATCGCAGTAGAGACAGTGATTTCCTTGCCCGTATCGACGGTGATGAATTTGCCTTCATCATTCCTGATGTCTTTAATAAACGCCAAGCTGCAGTATACGCCAAGCAGTTGCAAGGGGTGTTCGCACAAGCTTATAAATTGTCTAATCAACAACGCTATGTGACCGCGTCAGTCGGAATTACGATGTACCCAGAAGATGGTCTATCAGTTGAAGCATTAATGCAAAGTGCAGAGCAAGCTGTATTTGAAGCAAAGCGAAACGGGCGTAATCAATGCGTTACTTTTACTCAAGAACTAAGTGACGCGGCGATCCTTAAACATCAAACCGTTGTCGAATTAGCTGAAGCGATCAAACGCGGTAATCTTGACGTTTACTATCAACCAATTATTGATAATGCGACAGGTAAAATAGACAAACTAGAAGCATTAGTGCGTTGGCACCATAAGGACAGAGGGTTCATTTCTCCTGCCGAGTTTATTCCGCTTGCTGAAGAAGGTGGCTTGATTCAGAGTCTGGGTGAGTATGTACTCGATCAGGCGTGTTGTGATCTTAAAATCATGCATGACGCTGGCTTCCCTTACATTGAAATGAGCGTGAACCGTTCAAGCCTAGAATTTAAGACTGTCGATATGCAGGCATCAGAATGGCTAAAAGTGATCTCGTCGCATAACCTACCTTATGCATCGCTGACAATGGAGATAACGGAAAGTTTGTTGATGGATATGGATGGTCAGTATATGCAGCGCATTAATGCGTTAAAACAAGCCGGAGTCAAAATCGCTATCGATGATTTTGGGACTGGTTATTCGTCATTAAACTATTTACGTAGCTTACCTGCCGATATCGTTAAAATTGATCGTAGTTTTATTATTAACATTCCAGATAACCAACAAGATAACTTATTACTCGATGGTATTATTACGATTGTTCATAACTTGGGGATGAAAGTCGTCACTGAGGGCGTCGAAACCCAAGCACAGCTACACTATTTACAAGAAAAGAAATGTGATTACTCACAAGGCTTCTTATTGTGTCGACCAATACCGCTGCACGAATTATTGGAATTCATCACGCAAAATGAAAGTGCTTTTAAATAA
- a CDS encoding methyl-accepting chemotaxis protein produces MGTLLQPITYLISRLSFQKKFGLVILLLTTPIVFFSSTIISQTQKDIAFAESELQGYELLQALPEVANKLIEYRHLLSLEVAELGPGDENIAQAQTLAENTFNQYYRAYTAATGSQLSAFDKITTDWQQLKADSDFLLPEEIFYAVDLMLENLRIGTREINSESKLLFDSHLSSYYLINLTQTQLPRLLDFTYQVTDKAAETAAFATFTATSFDDLSRRIDQLNIIFSATNNDVQALLAINSNYNNILTPPLNQIKTTMATLDDLLDRQLINTVSAEIKIDPNTLYRLGDELQVNITRLYEVAFNTLGNEITVRLNEKNNELNVFYAILIILFVVCVVILLSIYISLTETIRSISRVAQNVSNGDLSENVKIISRDELAIIAQHFNSTIDGMRTLVKQLNSSAVDVHSSVQDITDKTNSAETTITAQQTETHQIAAAIKLMATTSTDMAVNASDATGATHDAERAVLEGKQVVDQTIIAINAIASEVETSSQTIQKLESHCADIGGVVEVIRSIADQTNLLALNAAIEAARAGEQGRGFAVVADEVRTLASRTQQSTNEIQVMIERVQSGAKESVKVMAVGREQANMGVMQAKEASNTFEAITLSVDKIVAINDQIASAIEEQSLAAAEIERNVSNVSAGADSARSVATGATQSAHNLLSVADKLTEVAEEYAF; encoded by the coding sequence ATGGGCACATTATTGCAGCCAATCACCTACTTGATTAGCCGATTATCATTCCAGAAAAAATTTGGTTTAGTGATTTTATTACTAACTACGCCCATTGTATTTTTCTCATCAACTATTATCTCGCAAACACAAAAAGATATCGCTTTTGCAGAGTCTGAATTACAAGGTTATGAATTACTTCAAGCCCTACCTGAAGTCGCCAATAAACTTATTGAATATCGCCATTTATTAAGCCTAGAAGTCGCAGAGCTCGGGCCTGGTGATGAAAACATCGCTCAAGCGCAAACCCTCGCAGAAAATACTTTTAATCAATATTATCGTGCTTATACTGCCGCGACAGGCTCACAGCTATCTGCATTTGATAAAATCACGACTGATTGGCAGCAATTAAAAGCGGACAGTGATTTTTTATTACCTGAAGAAATTTTTTACGCGGTTGATTTGATGCTAGAAAACCTGCGTATTGGTACGCGTGAAATCAATAGCGAAAGCAAGCTATTATTTGATTCACACCTGAGCAGCTACTACCTCATTAATTTGACTCAAACCCAATTACCTCGACTGCTCGACTTTACTTACCAAGTCACAGACAAAGCGGCAGAAACAGCTGCATTTGCTACATTCACCGCCACCAGCTTTGATGATTTAAGCCGCCGTATCGATCAGCTCAACATTATATTTTCCGCCACAAATAATGATGTGCAAGCGCTCCTAGCAATCAACTCAAACTATAATAATATTTTAACGCCACCACTTAATCAGATCAAAACGACGATGGCGACACTCGATGATTTATTGGATCGCCAATTAATTAATACCGTTTCTGCCGAGATAAAAATTGACCCTAATACCCTCTATCGTTTGGGAGATGAATTACAAGTCAATATTACGCGTTTATATGAGGTGGCTTTTAATACCTTAGGTAATGAAATAACCGTTCGCTTGAATGAGAAAAATAATGAGTTGAATGTGTTCTACGCGATCCTAATTATCTTATTCGTGGTTTGTGTGGTGATTTTATTAAGTATTTATATCTCGCTAACAGAAACCATCCGCAGTATTAGTCGCGTTGCACAAAATGTCTCTAATGGTGACCTGTCCGAGAACGTAAAAATTATTAGTCGTGATGAATTAGCCATTATCGCCCAACACTTTAACAGTACCATTGATGGCATGCGTACCTTAGTGAAACAACTCAATAGCAGTGCAGTCGATGTACATAGCTCAGTGCAAGACATTACCGATAAAACCAATTCAGCTGAAACAACCATTACTGCGCAGCAAACGGAAACCCATCAAATAGCCGCAGCAATCAAACTAATGGCAACAACATCAACAGACATGGCTGTGAATGCCAGTGATGCAACTGGCGCAACTCATGATGCTGAACGGGCGGTATTAGAAGGTAAGCAAGTTGTTGACCAAACAATTATCGCCATTAATGCCATTGCATCAGAAGTCGAAACATCAAGTCAGACGATTCAAAAACTGGAAAGTCATTGCGCCGATATTGGCGGCGTTGTCGAAGTGATCCGAAGTATTGCCGATCAAACTAATTTACTCGCGCTTAATGCCGCCATAGAAGCAGCAAGAGCCGGAGAGCAAGGCCGTGGTTTTGCCGTGGTCGCCGATGAAGTAAGAACGCTAGCCAGTCGCACTCAACAATCAACCAATGAAATTCAAGTGATGATTGAGCGCGTGCAATCTGGCGCGAAAGAATCCGTAAAAGTCATGGCCGTAGGCAGAGAGCAAGCCAACATGGGCGTGATGCAAGCCAAAGAGGCCTCTAATACTTTTGAAGCAATCACCCTATCCGTAGATAAAATAGTGGCCATTAATGACCAAATTGCTAGCGCGATTGAAGAGCAAAGCCTTGCTGCCGCAGAAATTGAACGTAATGTCAGTAATGTTTCAGCTGGCGCAGATTCAGCACGTTCAGTGGCGACAGGCGCAACACAATCAGCCCATAACCTGCTTTCCGTGGCAGATAAGTTAACTGAGGTTGCTGAGGAATATGCGTTTTAA
- a CDS encoding DMT family transporter: MKNQKKAMLFGLITVLLWSTVASAFKITLSHFEPIQMVLIASLTSIVLLTCIAFKQKKMHLLKKYFVKQPLFYLTLGVINPFLYYLVLFKAYDLLPASQAQALNYTWAITLTLLSVPFLGQKIRKKDWVAILFSYTGALVIATKGDLLGLNFESPLGVAFALLSTLIWASYWIINAKNNNDPIVSLLLGFLLSLPFTLIATALLSDFNFNSIEGILGAVYIGLFEMGISFVLWLMAIKLATNTAQVSNLIFISPFISLFLLSAIVGEEIHPSTFIGLVTIIVGLVIQQINWHNKRRVVTEKS, encoded by the coding sequence ATGAAAAATCAAAAGAAAGCCATGCTGTTCGGTTTAATAACAGTACTACTCTGGTCCACGGTTGCCTCTGCATTTAAAATTACGCTTAGTCATTTTGAACCGATTCAAATGGTATTGATTGCCTCACTAACCAGTATCGTGTTGCTTACCTGTATAGCCTTTAAGCAGAAAAAAATGCACCTGCTTAAAAAATATTTCGTTAAGCAGCCACTATTTTATTTAACGCTCGGTGTGATTAACCCGTTCCTGTATTACTTGGTGTTATTTAAAGCCTATGACTTACTGCCAGCCTCTCAAGCACAAGCGCTAAACTACACTTGGGCAATTACGTTGACATTATTATCAGTGCCTTTTCTTGGCCAAAAAATCCGTAAAAAAGACTGGGTAGCGATACTATTCAGTTATACCGGCGCGTTAGTAATTGCGACTAAAGGCGATTTGTTAGGGCTTAATTTTGAGAGTCCACTCGGGGTCGCGTTTGCATTATTAAGCACACTCATTTGGGCAAGCTATTGGATCATTAATGCCAAGAATAATAATGATCCGATTGTGAGCTTATTGCTGGGATTTTTATTAAGCCTGCCCTTTACCCTCATCGCGACCGCGCTGCTGTCTGATTTCAACTTCAACTCTATCGAAGGTATTTTAGGGGCGGTTTATATCGGCTTATTTGAGATGGGCATTTCATTTGTATTATGGTTAATGGCGATTAAGTTAGCGACGAATACCGCACAGGTCAGTAATTTGATTTTCATCTCACCGTTTATCTCATTGTTCCTACTCAGCGCGATTGTCGGTGAAGAGATCCACCCTTCAACCTTTATCGGTTTAGTGACCATTATCGTTGGCTTAGTGATCCAACAAATCAACTGGCATAACAAGCGTCGTGTAGTGACTGAAAAATCATAA
- the gorA gene encoding glutathione-disulfide reductase, whose translation MSQHFDYIAIGGGSGGIASANRASMYGKKVAIIEANALGGTCVNVGCVPKKVMWHGAQIAEAMHLYAKDYGFDVENKGLDWGKLVAAREAYISRIHTSYDNVLGNNKVTVIKGFATFEDKNTVKVNGETYTADHILIATGGAPTIPNVPGAEHGIDSNGFFELTEQPKRVAVIGAGYIAVELAGVLHGLGTETHLFVRKESPLRSFDPMVIDTLVDVMNTEGPTLHTNSVPKEVVKEADGSITLHLENGESQNVDTLIWAIGRHPSTDKINLAATGVETNDRGYIKVDEFQNTNVDGIYCVGDIMEGGVELTPVAVKAGRQLSERLFNGKTTAKMDYTLIPTVVFSHPPIGTIGLTEPEAIAQYGEENVKVYQSGFTAMYTAITSNRQPCKMKLVCAGENETVVGLHGIGFAVDEMIQGFGVAMKMGATKADFDSVVAIHPTGSEEFVTMR comes from the coding sequence ATGTCACAGCATTTTGATTATATTGCCATTGGTGGTGGTAGCGGCGGTATTGCATCTGCAAACAGAGCCTCAATGTACGGTAAAAAAGTTGCCATCATCGAAGCTAACGCACTAGGTGGTACTTGTGTGAATGTTGGTTGTGTTCCGAAAAAAGTAATGTGGCACGGCGCTCAAATCGCAGAAGCAATGCACCTTTATGCAAAAGACTATGGCTTTGATGTAGAAAACAAAGGCCTTGATTGGGGTAAATTAGTAGCGGCACGTGAAGCATATATTAGTCGTATTCATACTTCTTATGACAATGTTCTTGGTAATAACAAGGTAACAGTGATCAAAGGTTTCGCAACTTTTGAAGATAAAAACACAGTCAAAGTCAACGGCGAAACATACACTGCCGATCACATCCTGATTGCAACAGGTGGCGCGCCAACAATTCCAAACGTACCTGGTGCTGAACACGGTATCGATTCAAATGGTTTCTTTGAACTAACAGAACAGCCAAAACGTGTTGCTGTTATCGGCGCGGGTTACATTGCAGTTGAATTAGCCGGTGTATTACACGGCCTAGGCACTGAGACACATTTGTTCGTGCGTAAGGAATCGCCACTACGTAGCTTTGATCCTATGGTTATTGATACGCTTGTTGATGTAATGAATACCGAAGGTCCTACATTGCATACAAACTCAGTTCCAAAAGAAGTCGTAAAAGAAGCTGATGGTTCTATCACGCTACATCTTGAGAATGGTGAATCACAAAATGTTGATACGCTAATCTGGGCTATTGGTCGTCACCCTTCGACAGACAAGATTAACCTCGCTGCTACCGGTGTTGAAACGAATGATCGTGGTTACATCAAAGTAGATGAATTCCAAAACACCAATGTTGATGGTATCTACTGTGTTGGTGATATTATGGAAGGTGGTGTTGAATTAACTCCTGTTGCAGTTAAAGCAGGTCGTCAATTATCAGAACGTCTGTTTAACGGTAAAACAACGGCTAAAATGGATTACACACTGATCCCAACTGTTGTATTTAGCCACCCGCCAATCGGTACAATCGGTTTAACTGAACCAGAAGCGATTGCACAATATGGCGAAGAAAACGTGAAAGTATACCAGTCTGGTTTTACAGCTATGTATACAGCGATCACGTCAAACCGCCAACCTTGTAAAATGAAGCTAGTTTGCGCTGGTGAAAATGAAACGGTTGTTGGTCTACACGGTATTGGTTTTGCTGTGGACGAAATGATCCAAGGTTTTGGTGTTGCGATGAAAATGGGCGCAACGAAAGCGGATTTCGATAGCGTTGTCGCTATCCACCCAACAGGCTCAGAAGAGTTTGTAACAATGCGCTAA
- a CDS encoding class I SAM-dependent methyltransferase, with translation MNSIQIITTDSLFSDHIAALAKQWGFSLEPVADAQFQLLYSDKGLELFKLDEPKLGAVYVDFAGGAVNHRRKFGGGKGQAIAKAVGLKSGVTPSVLDGTAGLGRDAFVLASLGCNVTMLERSPIVAALLEDGLKRAVQDEEIGSWIGTRLKLIFASSLSELEVLGIAPDVVYLDPMYPHKKKSALVKKEMRVFQSLVGADLDADGLFAPAMRVATKRVVVKRPDYAEYIANAEPSMAIETKKNRFDVYVKQAMK, from the coding sequence ATGAACAGCATACAAATAATCACAACAGATTCACTATTTTCTGATCACATTGCAGCACTTGCTAAACAATGGGGATTCTCTCTTGAACCTGTGGCTGATGCTCAATTTCAATTGCTCTATTCTGATAAGGGACTTGAGCTATTTAAACTTGATGAACCCAAGCTCGGCGCTGTGTATGTTGATTTTGCTGGTGGCGCTGTTAATCACCGTCGTAAATTCGGTGGTGGTAAGGGGCAAGCGATTGCCAAAGCTGTCGGTTTAAAATCAGGCGTGACGCCGTCAGTATTGGATGGCACTGCCGGTTTAGGTCGTGATGCGTTTGTATTGGCATCATTAGGTTGTAACGTTACCATGCTGGAACGTTCGCCTATTGTTGCAGCATTACTTGAAGATGGTTTAAAGCGCGCCGTACAAGATGAAGAGATTGGTAGCTGGATTGGCACACGACTAAAGTTAATATTTGCATCGAGCCTATCAGAATTAGAAGTGTTAGGTATCGCTCCAGATGTGGTGTACCTCGACCCTATGTATCCGCATAAGAAAAAATCGGCGTTAGTTAAAAAAGAAATGCGTGTATTCCAATCATTAGTTGGTGCAGATTTAGATGCCGATGGTTTGTTTGCACCTGCAATGCGTGTTGCGACTAAGCGTGTCGTGGTTAAGCGTCCTGATTATGCCGAATATATTGCCAATGCAGAACCCAGCATGGCTATTGAAACAAAGAAAAATCGTTTTGATGTTTATGTAAAACAGGCAATGAAATAG